The window ATTGCGCTGTTTGGAAACCTTCCGGCATCAATCATCAGCGACAACCTGTCTCGCCTTAACGGGACGTGGAATCTGCATCCGTTTCATCGTCCCGGTACCCGTCTGCTTGGCCAGGCATTGACGGTGCGAGTACGGAGCGGTGATAACCTGATGATTCACAAGGCCCTGCAGATGGGCGGTGTTGGCGATGTCCTGGTGATTGACGGTGACGGAAGTCTCGACCGTGCGCTAATGGGAGAGATCATGAAGCGGGTCGCTCAGGCACGAGGATTCGCAGGCGTCGTCATGGACGGGGCAATCCGGGACGTCGCCGCCTATCGCGAGGATGACTTTCCGTGTTACGCGCGTGGTGTCTGCCATCGTGGTCCTTACAAGGAAGGTCCCGGGGAAATCAACGCTCCAGTGTCGATCAGCGGCGTAGTCGTTCAACCCGGCGACATTGTCGTTGGTGACGATGATGGAGTTGTTTTCGTCTCACCCGTGGACGCCAGGGCGGTCGCCGCGGCGTCCAGGCAAAAAGCCGCTGACGAAGCGGCAATCTTCGAGTCGATCGCCTTGAACAGGTACGACGATGCGTGGATTGAAAAGACACTTCGAACACGCAATGTGCAGGTGTTGGAGTAATCAAAAATGCGCGCAAGGTATGGACGCGTACAGTGTC is drawn from Noviherbaspirillum saxi and contains these coding sequences:
- a CDS encoding RraA family protein, which codes for MTQPGFRIYNRARTDENLIALFGNLPASIISDNLSRLNGTWNLHPFHRPGTRLLGQALTVRVRSGDNLMIHKALQMGGVGDVLVIDGDGSLDRALMGEIMKRVAQARGFAGVVMDGAIRDVAAYREDDFPCYARGVCHRGPYKEGPGEINAPVSISGVVVQPGDIVVGDDDGVVFVSPVDARAVAAASRQKAADEAAIFESIALNRYDDAWIEKTLRTRNVQVLE